A genomic stretch from Petrimonas mucosa includes:
- a CDS encoding pectinesterase family protein has product MKSRAMFLLLILHLCLVGQVTAQTVLIGGVPRDTSYTVYSTYQKEVKRFPFIRIASAEIPPGIRTEENIAYKHDGMRDLNLSVYRPDNDAVLPAVMMIHGGGWNSGSPDMQRALAVQLARVGFVTFTVEYRLSPEALFPAALEDLEDAAAWFARSASRFGADPMAMAVSGCSAGGQLASLVGTRNRENRFRAVINIDGISTFIYPETVERAEKARERGEKEPVDALWLGGSYSENPEHWKAASPLLHIHRRSAPVCFINSSIPRFHNGRDEHIRRLDSLGIYSEVHTFDDTPHTFWHFHPWQLSTIRLMSGFLHKIFRPSGEIERSGYDWVVAQDGSGDFTTIQAAIDAVPDFRKRPTRILIRNGVYRERLIIPDTKQQLTLVGEDKYHTIITWNNFASKRSSLGDEIGTSGSASVYISPDLFIAENLTFANDAGPMGQAVATIVRSDRACFINCRFLGFQDTLYTHKSGSRQYYRNCYIEGTVDFIFGSSIAWFEECEIYCKRQGYITAASTPQDQPFGYIFNRCVITGDAAHSFYLGRPWRPYARVIFKECELGEVIRPEGWNNWDNPANEETAWFAEYRNRGAGAGTKERVGWSHQLKATDATLLTPERVLGGDFFEEVIR; this is encoded by the coding sequence ATGAAAAGTAGAGCGATGTTTCTATTGTTGATATTGCATCTCTGCCTCGTTGGGCAGGTAACTGCACAGACCGTTTTGATAGGTGGTGTTCCACGCGACACCAGTTATACCGTCTACAGCACTTACCAGAAAGAGGTGAAGCGATTTCCCTTTATTCGGATTGCTTCGGCGGAGATTCCACCCGGTATCCGGACTGAAGAGAATATTGCCTATAAACATGACGGCATGCGGGATTTGAACCTCTCGGTTTACCGTCCGGATAATGATGCCGTTCTCCCGGCGGTGATGATGATCCATGGCGGTGGCTGGAATTCCGGCTCGCCCGATATGCAGAGAGCGCTGGCCGTGCAACTGGCCAGGGTCGGTTTTGTTACCTTTACCGTTGAATACCGTCTTTCGCCCGAGGCACTTTTCCCGGCGGCATTGGAGGATCTGGAAGATGCGGCGGCATGGTTTGCAAGGAGCGCCTCACGATTTGGAGCCGATCCGATGGCGATGGCGGTTTCGGGTTGTTCGGCCGGGGGACAGCTGGCATCCCTCGTGGGAACCCGTAACCGGGAGAACCGCTTCCGGGCCGTAATCAATATCGACGGGATCTCCACCTTTATATATCCCGAGACGGTGGAGCGGGCGGAGAAGGCGCGCGAGAGAGGGGAAAAAGAGCCGGTCGATGCCCTCTGGCTGGGTGGTAGCTACAGTGAAAACCCTGAACATTGGAAGGCTGCCTCGCCGTTGTTGCATATACACCGGAGAAGTGCACCGGTCTGCTTTATCAACAGTTCGATCCCCCGCTTCCATAACGGACGGGATGAACATATCCGCCGGCTCGACAGTCTCGGCATCTACAGCGAGGTGCATACCTTCGACGATACACCCCACACCTTCTGGCATTTTCATCCCTGGCAACTCTCCACCATCAGGCTGATGAGCGGCTTCCTCCACAAGATCTTCCGCCCGTCGGGCGAGATTGAGCGTAGCGGGTACGACTGGGTGGTGGCTCAGGACGGATCTGGCGATTTCACCACCATCCAGGCGGCCATCGATGCCGTTCCCGATTTCAGGAAACGACCCACCCGCATCCTGATCCGAAATGGGGTTTACCGTGAGCGGCTGATCATTCCCGATACGAAACAGCAGCTGACCCTGGTAGGAGAGGACAAATACCACACCATCATTACCTGGAACAATTTCGCCTCCAAACGAAGTTCATTGGGCGACGAGATCGGAACCTCAGGCTCCGCTTCGGTCTATATCTCTCCCGACCTCTTCATCGCCGAGAACCTCACCTTTGCCAACGACGCCGGACCGATGGGCCAGGCGGTGGCGACAATTGTGCGGAGCGACCGTGCCTGCTTCATCAACTGCCGTTTCCTCGGCTTTCAGGATACCCTCTATACCCATAAGTCCGGCAGCCGGCAGTACTACCGGAATTGTTACATCGAGGGGACAGTCGACTTTATCTTCGGCTCCTCCATTGCCTGGTTCGAGGAGTGCGAGATCTACTGCAAGCGGCAGGGGTACATTACTGCTGCCTCTACCCCGCAGGATCAGCCTTTCGGATATATTTTCAACCGCTGCGTCATTACTGGTGATGCGGCACACTCCTTCTATCTGGGGCGTCCCTGGCGACCTTACGCACGAGTTATCTTCAAGGAGTGTGAGCTGGGCGAGGTGATCCGGCCCGAGGGATGGAACAATTGGGATAATCCGGCCAATGAGGAGACAGCCTGGTTTGCCGAGTACCGGAACCGGGGAGCCGGTGCCGGGACAAAGGAGCGGGTTGGCTGGTCTCACCAGCTTAAGGCGACTGATGCAACACTTCTTACACCTGAAAGAGTGCTGGGAGGAGATTTTTTCGAAGAGGTTATCCGGTAA
- a CDS encoding NADP-specific glutamate dehydrogenase, whose translation MNCEEVMSLLKRRFPNEPEYLQAVEEVVESIEEVYNQHPEFEKANLLERLIIPDKIHTFRVTWVDDNGNVQTNMGYRVQHNNAIGPYKGGIRFHASVSLSILKFLAFEQTFKNALTTLPMGGAKGGSDFSPRGKSESEVMRFCQAFTEGLWRVIGPDTDVPAGDIGVGGREVGYMFGKYKKLVGEFTGTFTGKGREFGGSLIRPEATGYGNVYFLLEMLKTRNIDIRGKRCLVSGSGNVAQYTCEKLIEMGAIPVTLSDSDGYIYDPDGITREKLSFVMELKNLYRGRIREYAEEFGCKYVAGARPWGEKGDIALPSATQNEIDGDDARALVENGVFAVSEGANMPSTPEAIEIFQQHKILYAPGKAANAGGVSVSGLEMTQNSERYSWSAEQVDAKLKWIMGNIHDNCVKYGTEPDGYINYVKGANIAGFMKVAKAMMSQGIL comes from the coding sequence ATGAATTGTGAAGAAGTAATGAGTCTTCTGAAAAGACGTTTTCCAAACGAACCTGAATATCTTCAGGCTGTAGAAGAAGTGGTTGAATCCATCGAAGAGGTGTACAATCAACACCCTGAATTCGAAAAGGCCAATCTTCTCGAACGGTTGATCATCCCCGACAAAATCCATACCTTCCGCGTTACCTGGGTGGATGACAACGGTAACGTGCAAACCAACATGGGATACCGTGTACAGCACAACAACGCTATCGGGCCCTATAAGGGCGGTATCCGTTTTCATGCATCCGTATCACTTTCCATCTTGAAATTCCTGGCGTTTGAACAGACGTTCAAGAATGCACTTACTACACTCCCGATGGGTGGGGCCAAAGGGGGGTCGGATTTTTCGCCTCGCGGCAAGTCCGAAAGCGAGGTGATGCGTTTCTGTCAGGCCTTCACCGAAGGTTTGTGGCGAGTGATCGGGCCGGATACCGATGTGCCTGCGGGTGATATCGGTGTAGGAGGCCGAGAGGTGGGATATATGTTTGGAAAATACAAAAAACTGGTCGGCGAATTTACCGGCACCTTCACCGGGAAAGGTCGTGAGTTTGGCGGGTCGCTTATCCGTCCGGAGGCGACTGGTTATGGTAATGTCTACTTTCTCCTGGAGATGTTGAAAACAAGAAATATCGATATAAGGGGAAAGAGATGTCTGGTATCCGGGTCGGGCAACGTGGCTCAATACACATGCGAGAAGTTGATCGAAATGGGAGCCATCCCTGTCACACTTTCCGATTCTGACGGATATATCTACGATCCGGATGGAATTACCAGGGAAAAGCTGAGTTTTGTAATGGAACTGAAAAACCTCTACCGTGGACGAATTCGTGAATATGCAGAGGAGTTTGGTTGCAAGTATGTCGCCGGCGCTCGTCCCTGGGGTGAAAAAGGCGATATTGCGTTGCCTTCCGCCACACAGAATGAAATTGACGGTGACGATGCCAGGGCTTTGGTTGAAAATGGAGTCTTTGCGGTTTCCGAAGGGGCCAATATGCCGAGTACACCCGAGGCGATCGAGATTTTCCAGCAGCACAAGATCCTCTATGCACCGGGCAAAGCTGCCAACGCGGGTGGAGTCTCTGTATCGGGACTTGAAATGACACAAAACTCGGAACGTTACAGTTGGAGTGCCGAGCAGGTGGATGCCAAACTTAAATGGATCATGGGGAATATCCATGATAATTGCGTGAAATACGGCACCGAACCCGACGGCTATATAAACTATGTGAAAGGGGCCAACATAGCCGGCTTTATGAAAGTAGCCAAGGCAATGATGAGTCAAGGTATTTTGTAA
- a CDS encoding sugar-binding domain-containing protein: MWVLFIFIALFGRPGSLTVVNPILRSPYQAAISLAGNWELCVDSLSVGSKERWMEQEWPSITMMPVPSNWESHGVLPGMLTGINYHVGYLMHISVLHGTGKRFVVPHQETAEYWRLINRLGDGVTNDWDFWVFPKRTKRILKVML, from the coding sequence ATGTGGGTGCTTTTTATTTTTATAGCGCTGTTCGGACGCCCTGGCTCGCTAACGGTAGTTAATCCCATACTTCGATCACCATATCAAGCGGCCATCTCTCTTGCCGGGAATTGGGAATTATGTGTTGATTCACTTTCAGTTGGATCAAAAGAGAGATGGATGGAGCAGGAGTGGCCTTCAATCACCATGATGCCAGTTCCCTCCAACTGGGAGTCCCATGGAGTACTCCCCGGAATGCTCACTGGGATCAATTACCACGTCGGTTACCTCATGCATATATCGGTTCTGCATGGTACTGGAAAACGATTTGTTGTGCCTCATCAGGAGACGGCCGAGTACTGGCGTTTGATAAACCGGCTTGGAGATGGTGTGACGAACGATTGGGATTTTTGGGTTTTCCCGAAACGGACGAAGAGGATTCTAAAAGTTATGCTGTAA
- a CDS encoding AraC family transcriptional regulator yields MAASFNAVRKLEQTMDLKLATLNRGSNELNINKRLIIYILSIIILWLGHSYTLSIPMETFRYVRQSLMSMICLVCFTGAFVLMKQKKGVRADKIFSFILMAAGVTNLGSLIRGLVAGYAGMVEYKYLSLPMLLYGSIYAYFFLLYPIEAFRPGWLTLKRSLLLLLPTLVIMAIYLIATSIFNVTSPIIDNWSTLMDELDNITVWLKLSILFYPLFGLVVMIRYRGNYREWCENNFASMENIDVKWLEDYIFSNMIITISCLVVVFSNDVRSVLMHNFIFLLFFLYAFYRVYFRRNPYPEGFFRVEGSWSKNGLEPMGPLSESITGEENDKLKRSIFMIRLPEYTARLEEWMENEKPYLRKDFKLTDAMEILPLNRSYLSRLFNEGYGESFYHFVMRYRLAESRQLLISRPELSITAVASMAGFSSASVFCRAFTQEMKCSPLQWREKELASFATARE; encoded by the coding sequence ATGGCAGCGTCATTCAATGCGGTACGGAAGCTGGAACAGACTATGGATTTGAAACTTGCCACCCTCAATAGAGGGTCAAATGAGCTCAACATAAATAAAAGACTGATAATATACATATTATCCATCATAATACTCTGGCTGGGACACAGCTATACGTTGTCGATCCCCATGGAGACGTTCAGGTACGTGAGACAATCGCTCATGTCAATGATCTGTCTCGTCTGCTTTACAGGGGCTTTCGTGTTGATGAAGCAAAAAAAGGGTGTCAGGGCCGACAAGATCTTCTCCTTTATCCTGATGGCAGCAGGAGTTACCAACCTCGGATCGCTGATAAGGGGACTGGTAGCAGGCTATGCAGGAATGGTAGAGTACAAGTACCTCTCCTTACCCATGCTGCTCTATGGCAGCATCTACGCCTATTTCTTCCTGCTCTACCCCATTGAAGCCTTCCGCCCGGGATGGCTCACGCTGAAAAGATCGCTCCTGTTGTTGCTTCCCACCCTGGTCATCATGGCCATCTACCTGATAGCCACCAGTATTTTCAACGTAACCTCCCCGATAATCGATAACTGGAGTACCCTGATGGATGAGCTGGATAACATTACTGTTTGGTTGAAGTTATCCATCCTTTTCTATCCGCTCTTCGGACTGGTGGTGATGATCCGCTACCGGGGCAACTACAGGGAGTGGTGCGAAAACAACTTCGCCTCGATGGAGAATATCGACGTAAAGTGGTTGGAGGACTATATCTTCAGTAACATGATCATCACCATCTCTTGTCTGGTTGTGGTATTCAGCAACGACGTGAGAAGCGTGTTGATGCACAATTTCATCTTCCTGCTCTTTTTCCTCTATGCTTTCTACAGGGTCTACTTCCGCAGGAATCCATACCCGGAGGGTTTTTTCCGAGTTGAGGGGAGCTGGAGTAAAAACGGCTTAGAACCGATGGGGCCTCTATCTGAAAGTATAACCGGAGAGGAAAACGACAAGCTGAAGAGATCAATTTTCATGATCAGGTTACCAGAATATACCGCCCGGTTGGAGGAGTGGATGGAGAATGAGAAACCCTACCTGAGGAAAGATTTCAAGCTGACCGACGCCATGGAGATACTGCCACTCAACAGAAGCTATCTCTCCCGGCTATTTAACGAGGGTTACGGTGAGAGTTTTTATCACTTCGTCATGCGTTATCGCCTGGCCGAAAGCCGGCAGCTACTGATCAGCAGACCAGAACTATCCATCACTGCTGTTGCATCAATGGCCGGATTCAGTTCGGCCTCGGTCTTCTGCAGGGCATTCACCCAGGAGATGAAATGCAGTCCCCTGCAGTGGCGTGAAAAAGAATTAGCCTCTTTTGCTACAGCAAGAGAGTGA
- the ltrA gene encoding group II intron reverse transcriptase/maturase has product MAQPQAITYQYDLFSEQRQDVIRPFPTSETVCGASGTKAFQVKEAGEQERTLTPDLMSLVLSHDNIKAAYKQVKRNKGVAGIDQMPTGDFAEWYSQNAETLQSELHNGAYQPQGVKQVEIPKPNGGKRKLGIPTVTDRIIQQAISQVLNPIYERKFSDHSYGFRPNRNAHQALKKGSEYVSEGRVIVVDMDLKTFFDVVNHDRLMYLLSTTISDKTLLWLIRKYLQSGILIDGVVSQRTEGMPQGSPLSPLLSNIVLDELDKELERRGHKFVRYADDCNIYVRSQRAGERLLASISVFIETKLKLLVNKEKSRVCPVNHTKFLGYTIQRDGSLSIANESVKRFKEKVRKLTKRNRGVNFEQIIVELEPVMRGWLNYFRHARCKRLLENIDSWIRRKLRCYRLKQCKRVITLQQFLKSHGVETWQSWILALSGKGLWCKSGCPQAHQALSNRWFNDVGLYNLSLNYARLNH; this is encoded by the coding sequence ATGGCGCAACCGCAAGCGATAACGTACCAATATGACCTGTTTAGTGAGCAGCGTCAGGATGTTATCCGCCCTTTTCCCACGAGTGAAACCGTATGTGGAGCTTCGGGAACAAAGGCGTTTCAAGTAAAAGAAGCAGGCGAACAGGAACGAACCTTAACCCCCGATTTAATGAGCTTGGTGTTGTCTCACGACAATATCAAGGCAGCCTACAAACAGGTAAAACGCAACAAAGGCGTTGCGGGTATTGACCAAATGCCGACAGGAGATTTTGCTGAATGGTATTCTCAAAATGCAGAAACGTTGCAAAGCGAACTTCACAACGGCGCTTACCAACCGCAAGGGGTAAAACAGGTCGAAATCCCGAAACCCAACGGCGGCAAACGCAAATTGGGTATCCCGACGGTAACGGACAGGATAATCCAACAAGCGATTTCCCAGGTGCTCAATCCTATTTACGAACGAAAATTTTCCGACCACAGTTATGGTTTTCGCCCCAACCGCAATGCACACCAAGCATTAAAGAAAGGCAGCGAATACGTATCAGAGGGTAGAGTAATCGTTGTAGATATGGATTTGAAAACGTTTTTCGATGTGGTCAACCACGACCGTTTAATGTATCTGCTATCAACCACCATCAGCGATAAAACGCTTTTGTGGCTGATACGCAAATACCTTCAAAGCGGTATACTGATAGACGGGGTTGTAAGCCAACGTACCGAAGGGATGCCGCAGGGCAGTCCTCTTTCACCCTTGCTGTCCAACATCGTTTTAGACGAACTGGACAAAGAGTTGGAAAGGCGGGGACACAAATTTGTTCGCTACGCGGACGATTGCAACATCTACGTACGCAGCCAACGGGCAGGCGAGAGATTGTTGGCATCGATAAGCGTATTTATCGAAACCAAGTTGAAATTACTAGTAAACAAAGAGAAAAGCCGGGTATGTCCGGTCAATCACACCAAATTCTTGGGCTATACCATTCAAAGGGATGGCAGTCTGAGCATAGCCAACGAAAGTGTAAAACGCTTTAAGGAAAAGGTACGGAAGTTAACCAAACGCAATAGGGGCGTGAATTTTGAACAAATTATTGTGGAACTCGAACCTGTGATGCGCGGTTGGCTTAACTACTTTCGGCATGCACGCTGTAAACGCCTGTTGGAGAATATAGATTCTTGGATACGGCGAAAACTTCGGTGCTATCGCTTAAAGCAATGCAAGCGTGTAATTACGCTTCAGCAATTTTTGAAAAGCCACGGTGTGGAGACTTGGCAAAGTTGGATATTGGCTCTTTCGGGGAAAGGGCTTTGGTGTAAATCGGGATGCCCGCAAGCGCATCAAGCCTTGTCCAACCGGTGGTTCAACGATGTAGGTCTTTACAATCTCTCATTAAATTATGCAAGGTTAAACCATTAA
- a CDS encoding MG2 domain-containing protein, whose protein sequence is MKRRIYWVAALLLSSCVLLGQDLSWLNDSATVRFARQLVLFPQEKIHVQTDKPGYLSGERIWFRAHVVNALDNRPSFLSRYVYVELVNPFNELVKRVKIRPDSAGVFAGHLDLEEELPEGDYTLRAYTWYGRNRGEEGFYRKTVRVMDPYSLQMEVVTDFTLKENLFEVLFHFVDRESGEAIVPEKVTVCLAGTEPKTLRPDKEGAFETSFRKSGLKESRSMLLGVVREGRKYNRYYTVPSAADDIEITFFPEGGYLVPGHTCQVAFKAVGPSGLGEEVRGVICDSKGEEVTSFRSAMMGMGTFGLFVVPGETYHAVCETEGGTIKRVDLPLPEPRSRMIAMRQVRGQAIVSLLEGTESGGGPVSLLLHNKGVVLYHEPWGPGRESLSFPSSLLPSGVSSILLLDENLNILSERMFFNLNEVDFARVTLRDTLPSYKRRELVSLRLQLENSGDTTSYSNMAISVVDANAVPTDSVSSLLSTLLLASELKGYVESPARYLSEGKLETAALDALMMTQGWRRYDIPRVLKGEADTPAILPEQYQEISGRAIAMLLSKMEGGTVSLIARLDSLLSMETTTADKEGRFLFRVEYPEGTEIIVQSMTSKDRRNNILELDSVAYPDLAHAALVTRGGLERAGRAGASVSRDNIDAYLRQANEEYFRKYGVRTVMLEEVTVTASTVKPSKESIWYSPLTASSLMTAEDINKRNFSNIRSLLYTLPGIVVRNGETVTTTRSDRPVLIVIDDIPMPEYDVMDMNVEDIDNIFVIKDQTSIFGSFSGTSGALVITTKSGFVQKAKSHNICRFTPLGYQQPAEFYSPRYDTPELQSSPEPDYRTTIYWKPDVHFSTEGEALVEFYTADTPGNYRIVGEGVTGSGKIITFNREITIERSVR, encoded by the coding sequence ATGAAAAGAAGAATTTATTGGGTAGCAGCCCTTTTATTATCCAGCTGCGTGCTGCTTGGGCAGGATCTTTCATGGCTGAACGATTCGGCAACAGTAAGGTTTGCCCGACAGCTGGTTCTGTTTCCACAGGAGAAGATCCACGTTCAGACGGACAAGCCAGGCTACCTCTCGGGCGAGCGGATCTGGTTCCGTGCGCACGTGGTGAATGCGCTGGATAACCGTCCCTCGTTTCTGAGCCGTTATGTCTACGTTGAGCTGGTCAACCCCTTCAACGAATTGGTGAAACGAGTCAAGATCCGTCCCGACAGTGCGGGGGTGTTTGCCGGACATCTTGATCTGGAGGAGGAGCTTCCCGAGGGGGACTACACGTTAAGGGCATATACTTGGTATGGCCGCAACCGGGGAGAGGAGGGTTTCTATAGAAAAACTGTACGTGTCATGGACCCCTACTCCCTGCAGATGGAAGTGGTAACCGATTTTACTCTCAAGGAGAATCTGTTTGAGGTGCTCTTCCATTTTGTGGATCGTGAGAGCGGAGAGGCCATTGTGCCGGAAAAAGTGACGGTCTGTCTCGCGGGCACGGAGCCCAAAACGCTGAGGCCAGACAAAGAGGGAGCATTCGAAACCTCTTTCCGAAAATCAGGATTGAAAGAGAGTCGCAGCATGCTGCTGGGAGTCGTCAGGGAAGGTAGGAAATACAACCGTTACTATACGGTGCCCTCTGCGGCGGACGATATAGAGATCACCTTTTTCCCCGAAGGCGGCTATCTTGTGCCGGGACATACCTGCCAGGTGGCCTTCAAGGCTGTAGGCCCTTCGGGACTGGGCGAAGAGGTCAGGGGAGTGATCTGTGATTCCAAGGGTGAAGAGGTGACCTCCTTCCGCTCTGCCATGATGGGAATGGGGACCTTTGGCCTGTTTGTTGTGCCCGGTGAGACCTATCACGCGGTTTGCGAAACTGAAGGAGGTACCATCAAGAGGGTGGATCTGCCGCTCCCGGAACCCCGGTCGAGGATGATCGCCATGCGTCAGGTACGCGGGCAGGCCATTGTCTCCTTGCTGGAGGGTACTGAATCAGGTGGCGGCCCAGTCTCGTTGCTGCTCCATAACAAAGGAGTTGTCCTCTATCACGAACCGTGGGGCCCTGGAAGGGAGAGTCTCTCGTTTCCCTCCTCCCTCCTTCCATCGGGCGTCTCAAGCATCCTGCTGCTTGACGAGAATCTTAACATCCTCAGCGAACGGATGTTTTTCAACCTGAACGAGGTGGATTTTGCCCGGGTAACCCTCCGTGATACCCTCCCCTCCTACAAACGCAGGGAACTTGTCTCCCTCAGGCTTCAGCTGGAAAATAGCGGTGATACCACCTCTTACAGCAACATGGCCATCTCTGTGGTGGATGCAAATGCAGTACCGACAGACAGTGTGAGCAGCCTTCTCTCCACGCTGCTGCTTGCGTCGGAGTTGAAGGGCTATGTGGAGTCACCCGCCCGCTACCTCTCGGAGGGAAAGCTCGAAACGGCGGCACTTGACGCCTTGATGATGACCCAAGGATGGCGGAGGTATGACATTCCCCGTGTGTTGAAGGGAGAGGCGGATACTCCTGCCATCCTTCCGGAGCAGTATCAGGAGATCAGCGGCAGGGCGATAGCGATGCTGTTGAGCAAGATGGAGGGCGGAACCGTGAGTCTTATTGCCAGACTCGACTCCCTACTCAGTATGGAGACCACCACAGCCGACAAGGAGGGGCGTTTCCTTTTCAGGGTGGAGTATCCGGAGGGAACCGAAATTATAGTACAGTCGATGACCAGCAAGGATCGCCGGAATAACATCCTTGAACTGGACAGTGTGGCCTATCCCGACCTTGCCCATGCCGCACTGGTGACAAGGGGTGGACTGGAGAGAGCTGGAAGGGCCGGGGCGAGCGTGAGCAGAGACAATATCGACGCTTACCTCAGACAGGCCAACGAGGAGTACTTCCGGAAATATGGGGTGCGCACCGTCATGCTTGAAGAGGTGACAGTAACAGCATCAACGGTGAAACCATCCAAGGAATCGATCTGGTACTCGCCTCTCACCGCCTCTTCCCTCATGACAGCCGAGGATATCAACAAGAGGAATTTCAGCAACATACGATCATTGCTTTACACTCTCCCCGGAATCGTGGTCCGCAATGGTGAGACGGTAACCACCACCCGCTCAGACAGGCCTGTGTTGATTGTCATCGATGACATACCGATGCCTGAGTACGATGTGATGGACATGAATGTGGAAGATATCGACAACATCTTTGTCATCAAAGATCAAACCTCCATCTTCGGGAGTTTCTCCGGCACGAGTGGAGCACTGGTTATCACCACCAAGTCCGGCTTTGTACAAAAAGCCAAATCGCACAACATCTGCAGGTTCACGCCACTCGGTTACCAGCAGCCCGCAGAGTTTTACTCTCCCCGGTATGATACTCCGGAACTGCAGAGTTCTCCGGAACCCGATTATCGCACTACCATATATTGGAAACCTGATGTCCACTTCTCGACAGAAGGCGAGGCTCTGGTAGAGTTCTACACGGCTGACACGCCGGGAAACTACCGGATAGTCGGCGAAGGGGTCACCGGCTCTGGAAAAATCATCACTTTTAACCGGGAGATTACCATAGAGCGAAGCGTCAGATAG
- a CDS encoding RNA polymerase sigma-70 factor, producing the protein MNRDDFEIIYLKYYNVLRIFACRIVGDDSAAEDIIQDVFAELWSNRMSLDFSKSIKPYLYRAVHNRSLDFLKLSDNKNVTISNQEDLLEQILYTTFTSHDELSFNDIESYILECVDQLPERCKEVFLLSRHDNLKNREIAEKLKISIKTVEKHISSALQTLSNHLKKRGYRS; encoded by the coding sequence ATGAACAGAGATGATTTTGAAATAATATACCTGAAATACTACAATGTGTTGAGGATATTTGCGTGTCGCATCGTCGGTGACGATTCCGCCGCAGAAGATATTATTCAAGATGTCTTTGCAGAATTATGGAGTAATAGAATGAGTCTCGATTTTTCCAAATCGATAAAACCATACCTATATAGAGCTGTTCACAACCGAAGTCTCGATTTTTTAAAACTTTCTGATAATAAAAACGTTACCATCTCCAATCAAGAAGACCTGCTCGAACAAATACTCTATACTACTTTTACATCTCATGATGAGTTGTCATTCAATGATATTGAGAGCTATATATTGGAGTGTGTTGATCAATTGCCCGAAAGGTGCAAGGAGGTTTTCCTTTTGAGCAGACACGACAATCTAAAAAACAGGGAGATAGCCGAAAAACTGAAAATCAGCATAAAGACTGTAGAAAAACATATATCATCGGCTCTGCAAACATTGAGCAACCATCTTAAAAAGAGGGGCTACAGATCGTAA
- a CDS encoding FecR family protein, with product MLSELSNPNGYDILIVKYLDDDISSEEKELLRNWILQSKENENYFRDYVSIWEASNIILQDKKNAQIKLEEFNQKQSRLRRRKLISWATSSAAAVMLLLITLQFFTPYQWFGERVQTFTSENSKKEIVLPDGSHVWLNANSSISYAKSFERSRKVKLTGEALFDVVKSAGKNFTVETSNIKIEVLGTVFLVNDKAGSDITETVLESGLVNITINGTGEDFNLKPGELFQYNSTDESSTIEQVNASSYTGWIATSLSFTNIPMSELIIQLEKWYNIDIVCNNKSILNIPVSITIDDEPLEETLFLLSQIVSLSWSAESVNRIILN from the coding sequence ATGCTATCCGAACTATCTAATCCAAATGGCTATGACATCCTGATTGTCAAGTATCTTGATGATGATATCTCTTCCGAAGAGAAGGAACTTTTAAGGAATTGGATTCTTCAATCGAAAGAGAATGAGAATTATTTCAGGGATTATGTATCCATTTGGGAAGCATCCAATATCATATTGCAAGACAAGAAAAATGCACAAATTAAACTGGAAGAGTTCAATCAAAAACAGAGCAGGCTCAGAAGGCGCAAATTGATCAGCTGGGCAACCAGTTCAGCAGCTGCAGTCATGCTGCTTCTTATTACACTTCAGTTCTTCACTCCCTATCAATGGTTTGGGGAAAGGGTTCAAACCTTTACCTCTGAAAACAGCAAAAAGGAGATAGTATTGCCAGACGGTTCACATGTTTGGCTAAACGCCAACAGCTCTATCAGCTATGCAAAGAGCTTTGAACGGTCACGCAAAGTAAAATTGACTGGTGAAGCACTTTTTGACGTGGTGAAGTCGGCGGGGAAAAACTTCACGGTTGAAACGTCAAATATAAAAATTGAAGTATTGGGAACAGTTTTCCTGGTAAATGACAAGGCAGGATCTGATATCACTGAAACAGTACTGGAGTCTGGGCTGGTAAACATAACCATCAACGGCACAGGTGAGGATTTCAACCTGAAACCTGGTGAACTGTTTCAATACAATAGTACAGATGAGAGTTCAACTATTGAGCAGGTAAACGCGAGTTCATATACCGGATGGATTGCAACCAGTCTCTCATTTACAAACATACCCATGAGCGAGCTGATTATTCAGCTGGAGAAATGGTATAACATTGATATTGTCTGCAACAACAAGAGTATTTTGAATATACCTGTTTCCATTACCATAGATGATGAGCCGCTGGAAGAGACCCTATTTCTGCTGTCACAGATTGTTTCATTAAGTTGGAGTGCAGAGAGTGTAAACAGGATAATATTGAATTAG